The following coding sequences lie in one Heyndrickxia oleronia genomic window:
- a CDS encoding hemolysin family protein, which produces MDDIFRLVLVFIIIALSAFFVASEFAIVKVRSTRIDQLVEEGNKRALAAKKILSNLDEYLSTVQLGITILSLVLGWIGEKTVSHLLMPVFSFIHITGPSVHVISTILAFLLITFVHVVVGELAPKTVAIQKAETISLLTSRPLILIHRILYPFVWLLNTSSRLVTRLFGLKIVNENELAHTEEELRIIVSESYKSGEINQSEFKYVNKIFEFDNRIAKEIMVPRTEITSLSKEDSFDELLQTIREERFTRYPVIDGDKDHIIGMVNAKELLTDLLSDSDRNKSTLNSYIRPIIRVIDTIPIQELLLMMQKERIHMAVLIDEYGGTSGLVTVEDIIEEIVGEIRDEFDMDEVPLVRKIKENHYIIDSKVLVSEVNDLLGTNINDEDIDTIGGWVLTENYEAKQGDIIEYENFDFIIKEMEDLHVKYVEVKKKLAQDMKLPKQLPITNSEAASI; this is translated from the coding sequence TTGGACGACATATTTAGGCTTGTGCTTGTTTTTATAATCATAGCACTTTCCGCATTCTTTGTTGCATCGGAATTTGCAATTGTAAAGGTAAGAAGTACACGAATTGATCAGCTTGTTGAAGAAGGAAATAAGAGGGCTCTTGCAGCTAAGAAAATACTTTCTAACTTAGATGAATACTTATCTACCGTTCAGCTAGGAATTACAATCCTTTCCTTAGTTTTAGGATGGATTGGGGAGAAAACGGTTTCTCATCTGTTAATGCCAGTATTTTCTTTTATTCATATTACCGGCCCATCTGTACATGTAATTTCAACCATTCTCGCATTTCTACTAATTACGTTTGTTCATGTAGTCGTAGGTGAATTAGCGCCTAAAACAGTGGCGATTCAGAAGGCTGAAACCATTAGTTTATTAACGTCTCGACCACTTATCTTAATTCATCGTATTCTTTACCCATTCGTATGGCTTTTAAATACTTCTTCTCGACTTGTAACAAGATTATTTGGTCTTAAAATAGTTAACGAGAATGAGTTAGCCCATACTGAAGAAGAATTAAGAATAATTGTTTCTGAGAGCTACAAGAGCGGTGAAATTAACCAATCTGAGTTTAAATATGTAAATAAAATATTTGAATTCGATAATCGAATTGCGAAGGAAATTATGGTCCCACGTACAGAAATTACATCTCTTTCAAAAGAAGATTCTTTTGATGAGCTGCTACAAACGATTCGTGAGGAACGCTTTACACGCTACCCTGTCATTGATGGGGATAAGGATCATATAATTGGAATGGTGAATGCGAAGGAATTACTAACGGATTTACTTAGTGATTCGGATCGAAATAAGTCGACGCTTAATTCATATATTCGCCCAATTATACGTGTAATTGATACAATTCCTATTCAAGAGTTACTATTAATGATGCAAAAAGAACGCATTCATATGGCCGTATTAATCGATGAATATGGTGGGACATCAGGACTTGTTACGGTAGAAGATATCATCGAAGAAATTGTTGGTGAAATCCGCGATGAATTCGATATGGATGAGGTACCACTTGTTCGTAAAATAAAAGAAAATCACTATATTATTGATTCAAAAGTATTAGTCTCAGAAGTTAATGATCTCCTTGGTACGAATATAAATGATGAAGATATTGATACAATTGGCGGATGGGTATTAACAGAGAATTACGAAGCCAAACAAGGGGACATCATCGAATATGAGAACTTTGATTTTATCATCAAAGAGATGGAAGATTTACATGTTAAATATGTTGAGGTGAAAAAAAAGCTCGCACAAGACATGAAGCTTCCAAAACAGCTTCCGATTACAAATTCTGAAGCGGCATCAATATAA
- the argS gene encoding arginine--tRNA ligase, which produces MDLKALFSTKLSEVLKGSLTTKEIYSLIETPKNDEHGDLAFPCFQLAKIQKISPIEIAKQLASQINDTVFSKIDAVGPYVNIFFSKKELGKAIINPILHQEQNYGSSEIGKEKTVVLDLSSPNIAKPFSMGHLRSTVIGNAIANLAKKCGYRTVKINHIGDWGTQFGKLIVAYHRWGNEEAVAANPIGELFHLYVRFHQEAEKNPYLEDEGRAAFKKLENGDSEYLKLWESFRNESLRAFKSIYDLLSIEFDSFQGEAFYNDKMDEIVQMLKEQSLLELSDGAEVVRLDEQQIPPCLIKKSDGATLYATRDLAAALFRQREYKFDEALYIVGQEQTIHFQQVKGVLKKLGYVWAEQMEHIPFGLILQHGKKMSTRKGRVILLEDVLNEAIKLAKKNIVEKNPGIHNPDEVANAVGVGAVIFHDLKNDRMNNIEFSLRDMLTFEGETGPYVQYTNARAHSILRKYKGTDVCFEGLDDDESWDVLKLLNEFPRIIERSYKQYAPSILAKYLIHVSQAFNKYYGKIRILAEDEHLQSRVSIVKAVTIVLTEGLQLLGMKAPKEM; this is translated from the coding sequence ATGGATTTAAAAGCATTATTCTCAACTAAGTTAAGTGAAGTTTTAAAAGGAAGTTTAACTACTAAAGAAATCTATAGCCTGATCGAAACACCAAAAAATGATGAGCATGGAGATCTGGCATTTCCCTGTTTTCAACTGGCTAAAATACAAAAGATCTCACCGATCGAAATCGCCAAACAACTTGCTTCTCAAATAAATGATACAGTGTTTTCAAAAATCGATGCTGTAGGGCCTTATGTAAATATATTTTTCTCTAAAAAAGAGTTAGGGAAAGCTATAATAAACCCGATTCTTCATCAAGAACAGAATTATGGTAGTAGTGAAATTGGTAAGGAAAAGACGGTTGTACTCGATTTGTCATCGCCAAATATTGCTAAGCCATTTTCGATGGGCCATTTGCGTTCAACTGTTATTGGCAATGCTATAGCGAATCTAGCGAAAAAGTGTGGATACCGAACGGTGAAAATTAATCATATCGGAGACTGGGGAACTCAATTTGGAAAATTGATTGTGGCGTATCATAGGTGGGGAAACGAGGAGGCAGTTGCTGCTAATCCTATTGGTGAATTGTTTCATCTATATGTGCGATTCCATCAAGAAGCTGAGAAGAATCCATACCTAGAGGATGAGGGTAGAGCAGCTTTCAAAAAGTTAGAAAATGGAGATAGTGAATATTTAAAGCTTTGGGAATCGTTCCGTAATGAATCCCTACGTGCATTTAAATCGATTTATGATCTACTAAGTATAGAATTTGATTCTTTTCAAGGAGAAGCCTTCTATAATGACAAGATGGATGAAATTGTTCAAATGTTAAAGGAGCAAAGCTTGCTTGAATTGTCTGATGGTGCAGAAGTAGTACGACTTGATGAACAACAAATACCTCCATGCCTTATCAAAAAATCAGATGGAGCTACACTTTATGCGACAAGAGATTTAGCAGCTGCTCTTTTTCGTCAAAGGGAATATAAATTTGATGAGGCCTTGTATATCGTTGGACAGGAACAGACTATTCATTTTCAACAAGTAAAAGGTGTGTTGAAAAAGCTAGGTTATGTTTGGGCAGAGCAAATGGAGCATATCCCCTTTGGATTAATCCTGCAACATGGAAAGAAAATGTCAACTAGAAAGGGGAGAGTGATTCTACTAGAGGATGTATTGAATGAAGCAATTAAGCTGGCTAAAAAGAATATAGTAGAGAAAAATCCTGGAATTCATAATCCAGATGAGGTAGCAAATGCAGTGGGAGTTGGAGCGGTTATTTTCCATGACCTTAAGAACGATCGGATGAATAATATAGAGTTCTCCCTTAGAGATATGCTTACATTCGAAGGGGAAACAGGTCCATATGTACAGTATACAAACGCAAGAGCTCATTCTATTTTAAGAAAATATAAAGGCACAGATGTTTGTTTCGAAGGTTTAGATGATGATGAAAGCTGGGATGTTCTAAAATTGTTAAATGAATTTCCAAGGATCATTGAAAGGTCCTATAAACAGTACGCTCCATCTATTTTAGCCAAATATTTAATTCATGTAAGTCAAGCCTTTAATAAATACTACGGGAAGATTCGAATATTAGCGGAGGATGAACATTTACAATCGAGAGTATCGATCGTAAAGGCTGTTACAATAGTTTTAACAGAAGGTCTTCAATTATTAGGTATGAAAGCACCGAAAGAAATGTAA
- a CDS encoding ABC transporter permease, with translation MKWLYLFKANFRREYIYLKRYLPNTISELITFYAIFLFLFFGIQIVGDPSTVEVNVQNTIVNYLFWFLAMMVMQGIGWSIMNEAQLGTLEQLYMSPMGAWKILLSRIVSTTIIQLIMIIILLYLSMLTTNTWLNVDVLSIIPILILTLVSMIGVSFMIAGLAIIFKQIGSFLQIFQFILMGLTFAPVSSMPFLVFLPVVKGVDMSRGIMIHNYGLGDFSLGDYTALIVNAVVYLIIGIAVFKRCERTAMIKGVLGQH, from the coding sequence ATGAAGTGGCTGTATCTGTTTAAAGCGAATTTCCGAAGGGAGTATATTTATTTAAAAAGATATTTACCGAATACAATTAGTGAATTAATTACTTTTTATGCGATATTCTTATTTTTGTTTTTTGGTATACAAATTGTAGGTGATCCATCCACTGTAGAAGTGAATGTACAAAATACAATTGTTAACTATTTATTTTGGTTTTTAGCTATGATGGTGATGCAGGGAATTGGTTGGAGTATTATGAATGAAGCACAATTAGGAACTCTTGAACAGCTTTATATGTCGCCGATGGGAGCATGGAAAATTTTACTTTCACGGATTGTTTCAACAACAATCATTCAGTTGATCATGATTATTATTCTCCTGTATTTATCGATGTTAACGACAAATACATGGCTGAACGTAGATGTATTATCCATTATTCCGATATTGATCTTGACATTGGTAAGTATGATCGGCGTAAGCTTTATGATTGCTGGATTAGCGATCATTTTTAAGCAAATTGGTTCCTTTCTGCAAATTTTTCAATTTATCTTAATGGGACTAACCTTTGCTCCAGTTTCAAGTATGCCATTTTTAGTCTTTCTGCCAGTAGTTAAGGGAGTAGATATGTCGAGAGGAATAATGATCCATAATTATGGATTAGGAGATTTTTCATTAGGAGACTATACAGCTTTAATTGTTAACGCAGTAGTCTATCTAATTATTGGTATCGCAGTTTTCAAACGATGTGAAAGAACAGCTATGATAAAAGGAGTATTGGGGCAGCATTAA
- a CDS encoding ABC transporter ATP-binding protein, translated as MEYIIDIQNLKKSYKKRKSNEIIEAVKGISLQVKKGEVIGLLGPNGAGKTTTIKMMCGLLLPNEGSVIINGINMAKNRLKALRHISAVLEGNRNLYWRLTVRENMEYFSGNRGMSKKEISARIDDLLDRLNLTEKSNEMVNSLSRGMQQKLSIAIAILSDTEIIFLDEPTLGLDVEISYEIRKLLKEIAKDYNKTILLSSHDMPVVQEICERVIIINKGRIVTDDSVSNLLSLFDTKAYSFTLGATLPEEDLNKVKEQFIVHTDTNENGQSIITVTIQHSDDFYKVIEIFKNRNIAIEKIDRSIIDFEQVFMKIVKGEFSDEVAVSV; from the coding sequence ATGGAATATATTATCGATATTCAAAATCTTAAAAAGAGTTATAAGAAGAGAAAGTCGAATGAAATTATTGAGGCTGTGAAAGGTATATCTTTACAGGTTAAGAAGGGAGAAGTTATTGGCCTATTAGGACCAAATGGAGCAGGAAAAACAACGACGATCAAAATGATGTGTGGTCTGTTATTACCGAATGAAGGATCAGTAATTATTAATGGAATAAATATGGCAAAGAATCGTTTGAAAGCACTTCGACATATTTCAGCTGTATTAGAAGGAAATAGAAATTTATATTGGCGATTAACGGTACGAGAAAACATGGAATATTTCTCGGGAAATCGAGGAATGTCGAAAAAGGAGATATCAGCACGGATTGATGACTTGTTAGATCGACTAAATTTAACAGAAAAGTCGAATGAGATGGTTAATTCATTATCAAGAGGGATGCAACAGAAACTATCTATAGCGATTGCAATTTTATCAGATACAGAAATTATTTTTCTTGATGAACCAACATTAGGATTAGATGTTGAAATTAGTTATGAAATTAGAAAATTATTAAAGGAAATCGCAAAGGATTATAATAAAACAATTCTACTTAGCTCACATGATATGCCTGTTGTGCAGGAGATTTGTGAAAGGGTAATTATTATTAACAAAGGTAGAATTGTTACGGATGATAGTGTAAGTAATTTACTCTCATTATTTGATACGAAGGCATATTCATTTACATTAGGAGCTACATTACCTGAAGAGGATCTTAATAAAGTAAAAGAGCAATTTATTGTACATACAGATACAAATGAAAATGGTCAATCAATTATTACGGTAACCATTCAACACAGTGATGATTTTTACAAGGTGATTGAAATATTTAAAAACAGAAATATAGCGATAGAAAAAATTGACCGTTCTATCATCGACTTTGAACAGGTCTTTATGAAAATTGTTAAGGGGGAGTTCAGTGATGAAGTGGCTGTATCTGTTTAA
- a CDS encoding Lmo0850 family protein, giving the protein MKRDHDQLKKVIANFAEIGVKLSKTKSRLEIFKVLGEVKNIPKYPKLHH; this is encoded by the coding sequence TTGAAAAGAGATCATGATCAATTAAAGAAAGTCATTGCAAACTTTGCGGAAATTGGGGTAAAGCTTTCAAAAACGAAATCCCGACTAGAAATCTTCAAAGTGCTGGGCGAAGTTAAAAACATCCCTAAATATCCGAAATTACATCATTAA
- a CDS encoding MDR family MFS transporter, translating to MVNKNSKLGFVVAGLLLGILMASMDNTIVVTAMGTIVGDLDGIDSFVWVVSAYMVAEMAGMPIFGKLSDMFGRKRFFIMGLIIFMLGSILCATAGSITQLSIYRAIQGIGGGALVPIAFTIVFDIFPPEKRGKMGGLFGAVFGLSSIFGPLIGAYITDYISWHWVFLINLPLGILALVFVIVFYQESKLHVQQKIDWWGAITLVGAVVCLMFALELGGKKYDWDSSTIISLFAGFVVLASIFILIERKASEPIISFPMFQKRLFAGSTIVALFYGAAFMAATVYIPIFVQGVYGGSATNSGLILLPMMLGSVVTAQIGGFLTTKMRYRNIMFLSGAIMIIGILLLTTLTPETKRYMLTLYMIILGLGVGFSFSVLQMAAIHSFGMEQRGSATSTSNFVRSLGMTIGITVFGMIQNHVFTNKMEVAFGNMGPMPTGTSIDPNAILAADARSQMPAEILEKITTSLSSSIVQTFMWALVPAVLAFIFIFLMSKEKMVYHTESDVEMVKN from the coding sequence ATGGTAAATAAAAATAGTAAATTAGGATTTGTCGTAGCAGGTCTATTATTAGGTATACTCATGGCTTCGATGGATAATACCATAGTTGTTACTGCAATGGGAACCATTGTCGGTGATTTAGATGGTATAGACAGTTTTGTATGGGTGGTATCTGCTTATATGGTAGCTGAGATGGCGGGAATGCCTATTTTTGGAAAGCTATCAGACATGTTTGGTAGGAAACGATTCTTTATTATGGGCTTAATAATATTTATGTTAGGTTCCATTCTGTGTGCAACAGCTGGAAGTATTACGCAATTAAGCATTTATCGTGCTATTCAAGGGATAGGTGGAGGTGCATTGGTGCCCATTGCCTTTACGATCGTCTTTGATATATTTCCACCAGAAAAACGGGGGAAAATGGGAGGTTTATTTGGTGCAGTTTTTGGCCTTTCCAGCATTTTTGGTCCATTAATTGGTGCTTATATTACAGATTATATTAGTTGGCATTGGGTGTTTCTGATTAACCTTCCATTAGGTATCTTAGCTTTAGTATTTGTCATAGTATTTTATCAGGAATCAAAGCTACATGTACAACAAAAAATAGACTGGTGGGGTGCCATTACCCTTGTTGGTGCTGTTGTTTGCTTGATGTTTGCCCTAGAACTTGGTGGTAAAAAGTATGACTGGGATTCATCGACGATTATAAGCTTGTTTGCTGGGTTTGTTGTATTAGCATCCATCTTTATCTTGATTGAAAGAAAGGCATCTGAACCGATTATATCTTTTCCGATGTTTCAAAAAAGATTGTTTGCTGGTAGTACAATCGTAGCCTTATTTTATGGTGCAGCATTTATGGCAGCAACTGTGTATATTCCTATTTTCGTGCAAGGTGTGTACGGAGGAAGTGCAACCAATTCAGGTTTAATTCTCCTTCCAATGATGCTGGGTTCTGTTGTTACAGCCCAAATAGGGGGATTTCTAACAACAAAAATGCGTTATAGAAATATTATGTTCCTTTCAGGGGCGATTATGATCATTGGTATTTTATTATTAACAACCTTAACACCGGAGACAAAAAGATACATGTTAACTCTTTATATGATTATTCTAGGATTAGGTGTTGGTTTTTCTTTTTCTGTCCTACAAATGGCTGCCATTCATAGCTTTGGAATGGAGCAACGGGGTTCGGCAACATCGACAAGTAACTTTGTTCGTTCTTTAGGAATGACGATCGGAATAACGGTTTTTGGTATGATACAAAATCATGTATTTACGAATAAAATGGAAGTTGCATTCGGAAATATGGGTCCAATGCCTACTGGTACTTCAATAGATCCTAATGCAATTCTAGCAGCAGATGCAAGGAGCCAGATGCCAGCAGAGATTCTTGAGAAAATAACAACCAGTCTATCGTCATCAATTGTTCAAACCTTTATGTGGGCATTAGTCCCTGCTGTTCTTGCTTTTATTTTCATTTTCCTAATGAGTAAAGAAAAGATGGTGTATCATACAGAATCAGATGTAGAAATGGTTAAGAATTAA
- a CDS encoding polymer-forming cytoskeletal protein — protein sequence MGVEKKDLIINGFGSSSGGSFDEVSVNGKGTVVGDIECNKYDCNGLGNVNGNVTADRVQINGKGKINGNLVGRDITVDGHSTLGGDVTYESFRISGSCSIGGMVKGERLKINGKATIGGDCETEEFVSEGIFKIGGLLNAEDIDITLYGECMAKEIGGQSIRVRQKSYGLIKIFKTLFPSRLVATVIEGDDIYLEGVRAKIVRGNNVVIGKDCEIDLVEYFEDFTNTKGSKVKEHTKL from the coding sequence ATGGGTGTTGAAAAAAAGGATTTAATCATTAATGGTTTTGGAAGTTCAAGCGGGGGGAGCTTTGATGAGGTTAGTGTAAATGGGAAGGGGACCGTTGTAGGTGATATTGAGTGCAATAAATACGATTGTAATGGTCTTGGCAATGTAAATGGAAACGTAACTGCTGATCGAGTACAAATAAATGGTAAAGGTAAAATCAATGGAAATTTAGTGGGCAGAGATATAACGGTAGATGGTCATAGCACTTTAGGTGGAGATGTTACTTACGAATCTTTTAGGATCTCTGGAAGCTGTTCAATCGGTGGGATGGTTAAAGGAGAACGTCTTAAAATAAATGGAAAGGCTACTATTGGAGGAGATTGTGAGACGGAGGAATTCGTATCGGAAGGAATTTTTAAAATTGGTGGCCTATTAAATGCAGAAGATATTGACATTACTTTATATGGAGAATGTATGGCAAAAGAAATAGGCGGACAATCGATAAGGGTTAGGCAGAAATCGTATGGTTTGATAAAAATCTTTAAAACTCTCTTTCCCTCACGATTAGTGGCAACAGTCATCGAAGGAGATGACATTTATCTAGAAGGTGTTCGAGCGAAAATAGTAAGGGGTAATAATGTTGTGATAGGGAAGGACTGTGAGATTGATTTAGTTGAATATTTCGAGGACTTTACCAATACAAAAGGGTCCAAAGTGAAAGAACATACGAAACTGTAA
- a CDS encoding YhbD family protein — MSQDLISKKDLLDMTGISYGQLYRWKRKNLIPEEWFIRKSTFTGQETFFPKERILERIEKIQLMKENLSLDELADVFSPDLTKLSLDEDEMIKRGIASKLVIDFFIDNMGQMKEFSFEHTITIYILEKLLESGEINLDEGKIVLQVLTDYYLKVDPKTAELIFIRKFGMSSCFLASNSDALYFESGTKMVSRLSLSSCLEELKSKWI; from the coding sequence ATGAGTCAAGATTTAATTTCGAAAAAAGACTTATTAGACATGACTGGAATATCTTATGGACAGTTATACAGATGGAAGCGGAAAAATCTAATCCCAGAGGAATGGTTTATTCGAAAATCAACCTTTACTGGGCAGGAAACCTTTTTTCCGAAGGAGAGAATTCTTGAAAGAATTGAAAAAATTCAACTGATGAAGGAAAATCTTTCTCTAGATGAGCTGGCAGATGTATTTTCTCCTGATCTTACAAAGTTAAGTCTTGATGAAGATGAAATGATTAAACGAGGTATTGCTTCAAAACTGGTCATAGACTTTTTTATAGATAACATGGGTCAAATGAAGGAGTTTTCATTTGAACATACGATAACTATTTATATTCTTGAAAAGCTGTTGGAATCTGGAGAGATTAATCTTGACGAAGGGAAAATCGTTTTGCAGGTATTAACAGATTATTATTTAAAAGTAGATCCTAAAACAGCAGAGCTCATATTTATTCGCAAATTTGGAATGTCTTCATGCTTTTTAGCTTCAAATAGTGATGCACTTTACTTTGAAAGTGGGACCAAAATGGTATCTCGCCTTTCGTTATCTAGTTGTTTAGAGGAATTAAAATCAAAATGGATCTAA
- a CDS encoding nitronate monooxygenase — translation MHEWMKRISVKYPIVQAPMAGGITTPQLVAAVSNEGALGMIGAGYLNADQTRQIIREVKSLTTNPFGINLFVPEQCVATDEEIRMADKHLRIYREELKIHDLGKFTKPKQAYEEQIRIILEEEVPVCSFTFGLPTESIVKKLKEKDILLIGTATTVKEAQAIEAVGLDIVVAQGSEAGGHRGSFLESPEKSGIGLMSLIPQINDHVTIPVIAAGGIMDKRGLKAATCLGAQGVQMGTAFLTCKESGAHPQHKKAIIQTTEDETVLTSVFSGKYARGVYNHFIQEMSKKKDALLCYPYQNELTKDIRRAAGEQNNPEFMSLWSGQSPRLSKEETVAELIQRMVND, via the coding sequence ATGCATGAGTGGATGAAAAGAATATCTGTTAAATATCCTATTGTACAAGCACCAATGGCAGGAGGAATAACTACACCGCAATTAGTTGCTGCTGTATCGAATGAAGGTGCTTTAGGAATGATAGGAGCGGGTTATTTGAATGCGGATCAGACAAGGCAAATAATACGTGAAGTAAAAAGTTTAACTACTAATCCATTTGGAATCAATTTATTTGTTCCGGAACAATGTGTTGCTACCGATGAAGAAATACGGATGGCGGATAAGCATTTGCGAATCTATCGAGAGGAATTAAAGATTCACGATTTGGGCAAATTCACCAAGCCAAAACAAGCATATGAAGAACAGATAAGGATTATCTTAGAGGAGGAGGTACCTGTATGCAGCTTTACATTTGGTCTTCCAACTGAATCTATTGTTAAGAAATTAAAAGAAAAAGATATCTTGTTAATCGGTACGGCTACTACAGTGAAAGAGGCACAAGCCATTGAAGCTGTTGGATTAGATATTGTGGTAGCTCAAGGAAGCGAAGCAGGAGGTCATCGTGGTTCGTTTTTAGAAAGCCCAGAGAAAAGTGGAATTGGACTTATGTCTTTAATCCCTCAAATTAATGATCATGTGACTATTCCGGTTATTGCTGCTGGAGGAATTATGGATAAAAGAGGTTTGAAGGCAGCTACATGTTTAGGTGCTCAAGGAGTACAAATGGGAACAGCATTTCTTACTTGTAAGGAAAGTGGCGCTCATCCACAGCATAAAAAAGCGATTATTCAGACTACAGAGGATGAAACGGTCCTTACCTCTGTTTTTTCTGGAAAGTATGCAAGAGGAGTATACAACCATTTTATTCAAGAAATGAGCAAGAAAAAAGATGCACTATTATGTTATCCTTATCAAAATGAACTAACAAAGGATATCCGAAGAGCTGCTGGAGAACAAAACAATCCTGAATTTATGTCACTTTGGTCAGGGCAAAGCCCGAGACTAAGCAAGGAAGAAACTGTTGCAGAGCTTATTCAGAGGATGGTAAATGACTAA
- a CDS encoding efflux RND transporter periplasmic adaptor subunit yields the protein MKKWPYLLALAIIFIGINLFLLEKKDSKVAQLHFVPKWDMVKKESLVQSFSSNGVVIPSETHHVYIDKEAGFNQFLVKEGDVVETGTPLFEYSTSTIEKQQKLLDAEIERLEKEIESIDASIQNLEAMLSSAEIDEKASEQKDDQIQVVPKTASYSIKLEINDKELTKEKLEQRIDQYNDQKSGYNDEASNLTIVSDTAGIVKKVAYDLNNPVITIVSSQPIIQGYLSEQQQSKVKSGMQTLTTTHLIKGKMKGVIEKVGTTPKNDPDVDKQSVYPYEIALDKPNPKLQVGYHVKSNIITKEIKDAKVIQKNSVVHQKNKEFIWSLDHGQVKKKEIQKGLQVDKNQQIKDGANIGDLYITKPHQIKKPGEFITSLKITKIDKQAIKTVGLKSSVKYILIGLLQK from the coding sequence ATGAAAAAATGGCCATATCTTCTTGCTCTTGCAATTATTTTCATAGGAATAAACCTATTTTTACTAGAAAAAAAAGATAGTAAAGTAGCTCAATTACACTTCGTTCCAAAGTGGGATATGGTAAAAAAAGAGAGCTTAGTACAATCATTCTCAAGTAATGGGGTAGTTATTCCTTCTGAAACACATCATGTATATATAGATAAAGAGGCAGGTTTTAATCAGTTTTTAGTAAAGGAAGGCGACGTAGTAGAGACAGGAACCCCTTTGTTCGAATACTCTACTTCTACTATAGAAAAGCAGCAAAAATTGCTTGATGCAGAAATTGAACGTTTAGAAAAGGAAATAGAAAGTATTGATGCATCCATCCAGAACCTAGAGGCAATGCTATCGTCTGCTGAAATAGACGAAAAAGCCTCAGAACAGAAGGATGATCAAATTCAAGTAGTACCAAAAACAGCGTCCTACTCCATTAAACTGGAGATAAACGATAAGGAACTTACAAAAGAAAAGCTCGAACAGCGTATCGATCAATACAATGATCAAAAATCAGGTTATAATGATGAAGCATCGAATTTAACTATCGTTAGTGATACAGCAGGGATCGTTAAAAAGGTAGCCTATGATTTAAATAATCCGGTCATTACTATCGTTTCATCGCAACCTATTATTCAAGGGTATTTATCAGAACAACAGCAGTCAAAAGTGAAAAGTGGGATGCAGACGCTAACTACCACCCATCTAATAAAAGGTAAAATGAAGGGAGTCATAGAAAAAGTAGGAACTACTCCAAAGAATGATCCAGATGTTGATAAACAATCAGTTTATCCTTACGAAATAGCTTTAGATAAACCCAATCCTAAATTACAAGTTGGCTACCATGTAAAATCGAACATTATTACAAAAGAAATAAAAGATGCTAAGGTTATACAAAAAAATAGCGTAGTCCATCAGAAAAATAAAGAATTTATTTGGTCATTAGACCATGGTCAAGTCAAGAAAAAGGAAATTCAAAAAGGATTGCAAGTTGATAAAAACCAACAAATTAAAGATGGAGCAAATATTGGTGACTTATATATCACAAAACCGCATCAAATTAAGAAACCTGGGGAATTTATTACGTCTCTAAAAATCACTAAAATAGATAAGCAAGCAATAAAAACAGTTGGATTAAAATCCTCGGTTAAATATATACTGATTGGTTTATTGCAAAAATAA